In Eublepharis macularius isolate TG4126 chromosome 4, MPM_Emac_v1.0, whole genome shotgun sequence, the following are encoded in one genomic region:
- the LOC129327671 gene encoding zinc finger protein 774-like, whose protein sequence is MSFLSQALAASGSAGGSSHPSGRCSLARRGGSASPELGERQGDLDPPAGLRLALSPLDPGDGTMKDTKGKSLQEEEEDFEPQVELHFTILEESEGGISQGKLWHCDINAELQPDSSLVPEPDDESIYSDRTRSPSPELQKVLPAPDRGALERRAESYPQPGPKQQVELHFTILEESEGGISEGKLCASEINPDEPLEIDYPKHQWDRPVQLAQPLAVKKNSPTTKNVLEGELKGQVSQQESPDQQVEVHFTIFEDSGEASLSHSLEDYSVWESPVKPDMYQGDYPKEDWDASIDSLGEVFESSFQQQFYSGGRMYPCTECGRVFNRKSTLTRHWRTHTGEKPYSCPDCGRSFSLNLNLLTHQMTHTGEKPYKCPDCGQSFTRSTSVTRHQRSHQEESPYKNDIWEESFPYNYPVPFPYPMPPMEEKSYVCPDCGETFTHSGSLNRHLRMHRGERPYKCVVCGEGFCSMSKLYRHERIHMVDKPYHCEICGKSFAVKSTLTRHQMLHQAERPYMCSHCEKGYVQRSHLARHHHKAHPEVPFNPVKANSMPATILDSDNLVTYFWGDEEMDIPPEPIPTQLIYSGADC, encoded by the coding sequence GTGATGGCACAATGAAGGACACAAAAGGGAAGAGCctacaagaggaggaggaggactttGAACCTCAAGTTGAATTGCATTTTACCATCTTGGAAGAATCCGAAGGGGGCATTTCACAGGGAAAACTTTGGCACTGTGACATTAATGCTGAGCTGCAGCCAGACAGTTCGTTGGTGCCAGAACCAGACGATGAGTCCATTTACTCAGACCGGACACGGTCTCCCTCACCAGAACTGCAGAAAGTACTCCCAGCCCCTGACAGGGGGGCCCTAGAGAGAAGGGCAGAAAGctatccacagccaggtcccaagCAGCAGGTTGAGCTGCATTTTACCATTCTGGAGGAGTCCGAAGGGGGCATTTCTGAGGGGAAACTCTGTGCGAGTGAGATTAACCCAGATGAGCCCCTGGAGATAGACTATCCCAAGCACCAATGGGACAGACCTGTTCAGCTCGCCCAGCCGTTGGCTGTGAAAAAGAATTCTCCCACAACCAAGAACGTGCTGGAGGGTGAATTGAAAGGGCAGGTTTCCCAGCAGGAAAGTCCAGATCAGCAAGTAGAAGTCCATTTTACTATCTTTGAAGATTCCGGAGAAGCCAGTCTTTCCCACAGTCTTGAAGATTATTCTGTCTGGGAGAGCCCGGTCAAACCTGACATGTATCAGGGAGACTATCCAAAAGAGGACTGGGATGCCTCTATTGACAGCCTAGGTGAGGTCTTTGAATCTTCTTTCCAGCAGCAATTCTATTCGGGGGGCAGAATGTACCCCTGTACCGAGTGCGGGCGAGTCTTCAACCGGAAGTCGACTTTGACGCGACACTGGAGAACCCACACGGGAGAGAAGCCTTATTCATGCCCCGACTGTGGGCGGAGCTTCAGTCTGAACCTGAACCTCCTTACCCATCAAATGacccacacaggagaaaaaccctaCAAGTGCCCAGATTGTGGACAAAGCTTCACCCGTAGTACAAGTGTCACCAGGCACCAGAGGAGCCACCAGGAGGAAAGTCCTTACAAAAATGACATCTGGGAGGAAAGTTTCCCGTACAACTACCCAGTCCCCTTTCCCTATCCGATGCCTCCAATGGAGGAGAAATCCTATGTATGCCCAGATTGCGGAGAGACCTTCACACACAGCGGGAGCCTCAACAGGCACCTGCGTATGCACAGAGGGGAGAGGCCTTATAAATGTGTTGTGTGTGGGGAGGGCTTCTGTTCCATGTCAAAGCTTTACAGGCACGAGAGGATCCACATGGTGGATAAGCCCTACCACTGTGAAatctgtgggaaaagctttgctGTCAAGTCAACTCTGACCAGGCATCAGATGCTCCACCAGGCCGAGAGGCCCTACATGTGTTCTCACTGTGAGAAGGGCTATGTGCAGAGGAGCCACTTGGCCAGGCATCACCACAAAGCGCACCCTGAGGTGCCCTTTAACCCTGTTAAAGCAAACAGTATGCCTGCCACCATTCTGGATTCTGACAACCTAGTTACTTATTTCTGGGGGGACGAGGAAATGGACATTCCCCCGGAGCCTATCCCAACTCAGTTGATCTACTCTGGAGCAGACTGCTGA